The following proteins are co-located in the Osmia bicornis bicornis unplaced genomic scaffold, iOsmBic2.1, whole genome shotgun sequence genome:
- the LOC114882199 gene encoding uncharacterized protein LOC114882199, which produces MGMYNTKVEEACAEPPIEGPANLEPAIAGPANLEVSVVEPVETRIKKIREAARRQANKKFRKMKTALRRQQRKDAPPPAPVYASPPAPVYAPTPAPVYAHTPATMYASTAHPIYGMTLHRMYFNN; this is translated from the exons ATGGGAATGTACAACACAAAAGTTGAGGAAGCATGTGCGGAGCCGCCGATTGAGGGGCCGGCGAATCTTGAGCCGGCGATTGCGGGGCCGGCGAATCTTGAGGTTTCAGTTGTGGAGCCAGTGGAGACCCGTATAAAG aaaataagaGAAGCAGCTCGGCGCCAggcaaataaaaaatttcggAAAATGAAAACGGCATTACGACGACAACAGAGGAAAGATGCACCTCCGCCGGCCCCCGTCTACGCATCTCCGCCGGCACCCGTCTACGCACCTACGCCGGCCCCCGTATACGCACATACGCCGGCCACAATGTACGCATCTACGGCGCACCCAATTTATGGGATGACGCTGCACCGAatgtatttcaataattaa
- the LOC123989259 gene encoding uncharacterized protein LOC123989259, protein MLYSFPVKDNNRLIEWIMNSGNDDFAELTDGQLKRRYICTRHFAEEDKVVNIKLKKDAVPVLYDLRKNNEQPAPTRNSRKYSRELLSTRKQKQINQLKLATQKLRKLLASKNKQILVLKRKLESYKMTELDFDRNIKDKVSNNVKTFMLMQLYPHPVFSADEQQICLSMHYSSPSLFRKLRDNFGFHLPCPRTISRWFGSIEMWPGICTTFFTQLRKKVSWMDDSERNCVLLFDEMTIKKSFDFHSKKQKIEGFQDYGAFGSEMKPGTQALVFMVRGLFYNWKQPVAYFISNSNISTINLLNVLEAVIAAVCSTGLRVRAIVCDQGSVSWSDISSLWDLERNKGTRAVVKLSEKHIRPNVFERMNCRLALQVFSRTVSAALLTASTQGQIQSDTVAKNACFVRLLNDLFDNLNSRTAHDANPQKCALSNRNPQIEENLIRQATACANWFVIQKGRQVRPPCFRGLQLSINATIQLWRDIRDEGASYLMTSRLQQDPIENLFSMIRHNAGNYEQNPSAKTFRLNLQKNMMLNLMMPSQSANCLDDEDCNLFTLPQSSENVASTSTENSSLSVNCDSSESRQSLEAEDTSDTIIADILQQVSETAHTLESCAIEYFAGYVARKNIRKTNCDICKAELLDSTTVLSRNEQILIFLRAYKTNNDSDFGRNFLLYFVYLMLFLIKCILLYGLKRAFLIKYFRILYKVLTIHLSFVVGLTVVRATNIEKKIAYFMMKVKIHKDTIWLGQELRRPKTSFHKPTAKVRKLQNM, encoded by the exons ATGTTATATTCATTTCCAGTTAAAGACAATAATCGATTAATAGAGTGGATCATGAATAGTGGTAATGATGATTTCGCGGAGTTAACTGATGGACAGTTAAAACGGCGGTACATTTGTACAAGACATTTTGCCGAAGAAGACAAGGTAGTGAACATAAAGTTGAAGAAGGATGCCGTACCGGTATTATATGATTTGcgtaaaaataatgaacagcCTGCGCCTACGCGTAACAGTCGTAAGTATTCACGCGAATTGCTTTCTACAAGAAAGCAAAAACAAATTAATCAGCTCAAATTAGCAACGCAGAAATTGCGTAAACTGCTAGCGAgcaaaaataaacaaatattagTATTAAAACGTAAATTAGAGTCGTACAAAATGACGGAGTTAGATTTCGATCGAAACATAAAGGACAAAGTTTCCAACAATGTAAAGACGTTTATGTTAATGCAATTGTATCCGCATCCTGTATTTTCTGCGGACGAGCAACAGATTTGTTTATCGATGCATTATTCGTCACCGAGTTTATTCCGAAAACTTCGTGACAATTTCGGTTTCCATTTACCATGTCCTAGGACAATTAGTAGATGGTTTGGAAGCATCGAAATGTGGCCAGGCATTTGTACGACCTTTTTTACACAGTTACGTAAAAAGGTATCGTGGATGGATGATTCAGAACGAAATTGCGTGTTACTGTTCGACGAAATGACAATAAAGAAGTCCTTTGATTTTCACtccaaaaaacaaaaaattgaaGGTTTCCAAGATTATGGTGCCTTTGGATCTGAGATGAAACCAGGGACGCAAGCCTTAGTTTTCATGGTTCGcggtttattttataattggaAGCAACCGGTTGCTTATTTCATAAGTAACAGCAACATATCAACTATAAACTTGTTGAATGTGCTTGAGGCGGTAATTGCTGCTGTCTGTAGCACTGGTTTACGTGTACGTGCAATTGTTTGCGATCAAGGCTCTG TTTCATGGTCAGATATATCATCTCTATGGGACCTGGAACGAAACAAAGGCACTAGGGCAGTCGTAAAATTGTCAGAGAAGCATATTCGACCGAATGTATTCGAGCGAATGAATTGTAGGCTCGCTTTACAAGTGTTTAGTCGAACAGTTTCAGCAGCTTTGTTAACGGCCAGCACACAAGGGCAAATCCAAAGCGACACTGTTGCGAAAAATGCATGTTTTGTTCGACTGTTGAATGATTTATTCGATAATTTAAACAGTCGAACCGCACATGATGCTAATCCGCAAAAGTGTGCCTTATCAAATAGAAATCCtcaaatagaagaaaatttgaTAAGACAGGCAACAGCATGTGCAAATTGGTTTGTGATTCAAAAGGGTCGGCAGGTACGTCCTCCGTGCTTCAGAGGCTTGCAGCTATCAATTAACGCGACGATACAATTATGGCGTGACATTCGCGATGAAGGTGCGTCATATTTAATGACGTCGCGATTACAACAAGATccaatagaaaatttattttctatgatCAGGCATAACGCGGGCAATTATGAACAAAATCCGTCCGCGAAAACATTTAGATTGAATTTGCAGAAAAATATGATGTTAAATTTAATGATGCCATCGCAATCTGCAAATTGTTTAGATGACGAAGATTGTAATCTTTTCACTTTGCCACAATCTTCGGAAAATGTTGCGTCAACTAGTACCGAAAATTCGTCACTTTCTGTTAATTGTGACAGCAGTGAATCCCGTCAAAGCCTAGAAGCAGAGGATACAAGTGATACTATCATCGCTGATATCTTGCAACAAGTATCTGAAACTGCCCACACCTTAGAATCATGTGCTATTGAATATTTTGCAGGATATGTCGCTaggaaaaatattagaaaaaccaACTGCGACATATGCAAGGCAGAATTATTAGATAGTACAACAGTTCTTTCACGAAATGAAcagattttaatatttcttcgtGCCTATAAGACAAATAATGATTCAGATTTtggaagaaattttcttttgtatttcgtATATTTAATGctatttttgataaaatgtATCCTACTTTACGGGCTGAAGAGGGCATTCTTGATCAAATATTTCCGTATTTTGTACAAGGTGTTAACAATTCACCTCAGCTTTGTGGTTGGTTTGACAGTAGTACGTGCAACGAAcatcgaaaaaaaaatagcaTATTTTAtgatgaaagtaaaaattcataaagaTACGATATGGCTCGGTCAAGAATTGCGACGCCCTAAAACTTCATTTCACAAACCAACTGCAAAGGTACGGAAATTGCAAAATATGTGA
- the LOC114881923 gene encoding uncharacterized protein LOC114881923 — MQNEKLIEIVRHYTFLYNQEEKNYSDNYKKDAAWKEIGEILNQPANECKKHWNNLRDCYRRSLKRKNDTKSGQAANKVKKWKYEDEMSFLTKYMKERETVTSIQINVSEESNQDVDDTTTIEDNSNFIETPAPSQASHTSTQFRQKKRKRTGTASDSLMNYILHNTKEEKAMDEIDLFFKSTALTVKKLTPYNQIIAKTRISSIISELQLQELSNINCHHFSSQSLSSTPTPSPSTIEPLHNQLIHKNQTRYVLLCEMEEGVPGPPGESPRKRNPSGKFVVSSQRMMIVNLYENLKVDHPEMRYRPILQMISRQTGIGQVTISKTLSEYKATGSVTSPYKKRPRMNILEKTSTIYWP; from the exons ATGCAGAACGAAAAATTGATAGAAATAGTGAGGCATTATACTTTTTTGTATAAtcaggaagaaaaaaattatagtgACAACTACAAAAAGGATGCTGCCTGGAAGGAGATAGgagaaattttaaatcaaCCAG CTAATGAATGCAAAAAACATTGGAACAATTTACGAGATTGTTATCGCAGAtcattaaaaaggaaaaatgatacaaaaagTGGACAAGCCGCAAATAAGGTAAAGAAGTGGAAATATGAAGACGAAATGTCATTTTTGACAAAGTATATGAAGGAACGAGAAACCGTTACATCAATACAAATCAATGTCAGTGAGGAATCAAACCAAGATGTAGATGACACAACCACAATAGAAGACAATAGCAATTTCATAGAAACACCAGCACCTTCTCAAGCTAGCCATACATCAACACAATTCCgccaaaaaaaaagaaaaagaacaggAACAGCCTCAGACAGTTTaatgaattatattttacataatactaaagaagaaaaagctaTGGACGAAatagatttatttttcaaaagtaCAGCTTTAACTGTAAAAAAACTAACTCCATACAATCAGATAATTGCCAAAACCCGCATTTCTTCTATAATTAGTGAATTACAATTACAAGAgctttcaaatataaattgcCATCATTTTTCATCACAGTCATTAAGTTCAACACCCACACCATCACCAAGTACAATAGAACCATTACACAACCAACTCATCCACAAgaaccaaacacgatatgtaCTGC tGTGTGAAATGGAGGAAGGAGTACCGGGACCGCCTGGCGAATCTCCAAGAAAGAGAAATCCATCGGGAAAG TTCGTTGTATCTTCGCAAAGGATGATGATCGTAAACCTGTACGAAAATCTGAAGGTTGACCATCCGGAAATGAGATACAGACCTATCTTACAAATGATATCTAGACAGACTGGAATCGGTCAAGTAACAATTTCTAAGACTCTTTCGGAATATAAGGCTACAGGAAGCGTGACGTCCCCATATAAAAAGAGACCGCGGATGAATATTTTGGAGAAGACGTCCACGATATACTGGCCATAA